Sequence from the Cucurbita pepo subsp. pepo cultivar mu-cu-16 chromosome LG02, ASM280686v2, whole genome shotgun sequence genome:
TACCTAAATTTGTCCTTTAAATACCCTAACCACATGGCTCGTAATATTTAAACATCTGTATATATGGTCGAGATTTGAACCGACGTTCGTTGTTAGACCCAgttgatgaaaaagaaatctaaatcGTTCCCGTTCgtgaaattttgaatgaacTAATTGAACCTTCCCTGTAATATCTCGtgatataaaaattacataaaaatggtaagaatatttggtgagaagaaaaataaagacgATAAATATGGTCTTGATTTAACATATCTAGATGATTCAATGCTCCCGTTCTTTTCGATAACTACACGAAAGTACAATAATAAATGTGACGTTTTAGGTGGCTAAAGGCCAAACTTTTCCATCccaaaattattggaaaaatGTTTACATGTGGCCAACAATCAAGGAGAGACTGCATTCTATCGTAAATAAGTATGCACGTTACGACGGTAGGATGAAATATCGgttcaattataaatttatttcttatggATATTAAGAGAAAGTCGTAATTAAGTTCgtgtaattttaaaagtaataaacataaataatattgtCGGGacgttttgaaaataattaattaaattttattacgGTGTTAAAAAGATTCGATGACGTGAAAAACCCATAAACCTAACCCAAATCGggttttattcaaataattgaaaatttggtttaTGGATTCTTCtagaatttattgttaattttaaatattttatgaacggacattttacttttataagaaaagaatttgaataatgGACTCGAGCAACTTAACTCAACAATTTTAGGAGCAAATTGGATTTGATTCACTGTTTAATAAGGATTGTTTGTgttgaaaaaatttatcacccgaacaataaaatttagtcTAAAAATGTCTCAATCCAATCCGATCCGACCCACGAAACCCCTAAATTGACCGTTCAATACGAACACGGGTGGCAACGGAAGATGATGTGGAACGAgagaattttgatttgatttgatttctattgtgttttttacctttatttttattatgattattatttatcttttttggcAAAGGGAGTCGTTATtgctaaaaattaaattcgaCTGTTTATATCTTTGAGCTAATGCCACAAACTCACTAGAAGCGGGTTGATTCGAATCGGTTCGGTTTGGTTCGGTTCGATTCGGCTAGTTAGTCTAGTTTATTGGATcgattcatttcatttttctctaataTTCAAATGGATTTCGTGATCTTTATGATAAATTTAGGTCTTAATgagaaatttaaagaaaaaaaaaaacagttatTCTCGCACATTTTAGGTTTACTCGAGATAAATAGCTAATTGGATAAGTTTACGAGCCCTATTTACATGACTGAGCATGAAATAgaaatattgttatttatgaCCTAGCATGTCAATGACCCTAAACTTTATAACGAATTGCAATGAACCAAAGTATGGAACGAAGAATATCACGACACgtgaattataatattattgaagtCTAATATGTATGAATGATCGAGAAACTGTTAGATGAAATTTTTAGTACAAGGCTTAAGAACGTAATGAATTTGTTTGTGCCGTTTCGTTGGGATGTTATGTGCGGAAACGGTTAAAGGATCGCTAACTATTCCTTTGCACATAACTTATTTGGATAAGGGTAAGGATCTACTGACTTGGCAAGCACGAGCTCGCTTCTCTCATGGATATGACTATTACACTATATGAGGACTACTATAGTCGTCAGCTAATCAGACTATATGAATATACCAGAGTTGGTAGCTGCGGGATTATCTATCgcatgttttttaattttgtgctcgtttttttgactttcttttcatttcgtTGCAATTTCTctcgtattttaaaattttaaaatattgtctagatttttttaaaaaaacaaatagatagaaacaattatttattattattattattattatttaaggtttgaaatattttatatagtttgtatatatgaaaaattatatatgattgaataaagtttaagaaagttgatttatttattcctCAACTAACATGTGGGGTTGggtaaatcaaataatttcaaacccaatataattaattaaaaattttctaaaattatatttattaaaagaaattaataatttttaaacagAGATGTGACAGCAAGAAAAATCTAAGGGAACATTAgccccaaaaattaaaaatatcccTTTGGAAAGACAAGTGGTGGggtcaaataataatatagatcataataattcattactctttttaaactttaataatttttttaaaaaattaaaaataattcaataaattttattctaatccCGACGAGAATTAAGGTTCTGGTCCTAgaatttgaggattctattgacttGGCTAAGTTGATGAAcgacgactcttcacaatggtatgatattgtccattttgagtataagctcgcgtgactttgctttgagcttctccaGAATGTCttataccaatagagatagtattccttgtttataaactgatgatcattccctaaattagccgaacTTTCATCAACACTTTTAATCTCCTTTCGTCCCAGAACTCCAGAgaattttttacaaattaaagaCGCAAATGAGAAGCATAATCAAATTATaaggaaaaatatgaataaataaaaagaatataatgaatatggtttgttttgattttcctttGGCTAGGCTTCTAGAGTACCCATATATTTATACAATTATGATGTCCCataattggagaggagaacaaaccatcatttataagggtgtgaaaaccttcctctagtagacgcgttgaagggaagcccgaaagggaaagtccaaagaggataatatctgctagcggtagatctaggtcgttacaaatgatatcagagccagacaccggacgatgtgctagccttctcgctgttccccgaagggggtagacacgagacagtgtgccaataaggacgctgggccccaaaggggggtggatttgggggtgatcccacatcgattggaggaatgaaagagtgccaacgaggacgttgggccccgaagggggcgtggattgtgatgtcccacattaggttggggaggaaaacaaaccaccatttataagggtgtgggaaccttccgctagcagacgtgttttaaagctttgagggaaagtccgaaaggaaaaagcccaaagaggacaatatctgctcgcgGTCAATCTGAGTCGTTACATCAACCCTAAAATATCCTAGCAAGCAGCACCCACATAAGATTTCAAAGCCCATCTCTGTCCCTATCACTAATTTCATTTGCTGATATTTCAACAAACTTATGCATTGGGTGAACCAAAAGCATTTACTTTGAtaaactaagaaaatgaaatttggcaaACATCCCTTCTACAATCCCTATCATATCAACCTACAATCGATTATCTACACAGAAAGTTGAAAATACTACTCACAGATTGAAGAGGTGCGTCCCCCATTCTTCATCTAATATGAGAATCAAGAGGAAGAAACACTGGATCTGGAACAACCAATGGCAACTTATTAATGTACATAAATAGTCTCTTCCGGTTCTCCTGCAAAATTGAAGTAAGATCAATTGTTTCATTCCTGTCTGTGTAGATCCATAGGTCGCCGGAGTTCACTCGCTTGAGGCTATCCCGACAGAAGGGACACGACTGAGAACGACTGCGCCTGGACGATGAAACAGACAGACAAGATAAGGTTGAATATGAGTCTAAGAATAGTGCTAGCAGTGAATGCAAACTAAACATATCAGGATAGTTATGAAGATTTTTAGATCCAACGGATAATTTGATTTCAAACTTAGTATACTTTCTTGAAATCACTTCTGATTCTATCTTATTTTCAGAATAAGGGGTCTGGGGATAGATTATGATCAATTGAAAAGTAAAATCATAGTCTAAAACTTACCAATCTCGATAACATTTCAAGCATAAAGAATGGTTGCAATGAGGCAAAACAACAATGCTGTTAACCTCCATGCAAATTCCACactccttttctctttctttgtcGATTTCTGACAGTTTTCCCCTTACAAATTCATCCCTTCTTTTGTATCTGGCATTGCAAACCtctttttgtttcctatcTTCCAATTCTGTGATGCCCTTTTGAAGTTGCAGAAGAGAAGGGAAGATTACCACTGTTGATGAGAAGAACAATCCATTAACACCCCCATTAACACCCTTACcagaaaagaacaagaacaagaccaGAAAGCGAAGTTCCAATACTTAAGATGCAATCTGAGAATCTCACTCACCATAAAATTCTCTAATGCTAGATTTTCGCTCATAAATGGACATGGTGGTCTTTCCATCTGGATAAGTCTGCATCATAACATTACACGACAAGAAGTAATTAAACTATATTGACCTTCATTGTCAAGTAATAGAACATCAGACCTCTTATAAAGTTAGAACAGATAATGCCTTCCATGGAGAAAATATCAAGCagataaacaaacaaaaaaagctGCTAACTGGTAACTATTGCCAAATAGTACCAAAATGTAAAAGGCATACCACAAAGATATGGATTCTTAGCAGCCCCAAGGCACCAGCAAGGCGGCAGTCAGTCCattgaacaagaaaaaggaaaaagggagCGGCAGGACTGTAAGATATTCTCATTTGAACACAAGCTCCATCACTCTCTCTTGGACAGTCTAAAGCGCTGCAAACAAAAGAGGAATGgttaaacaagaaaaacagGGCTCAGAGAAAATTTGACCACAACAATTTGTTAATGCTAATTCATATGAATTTGCTATCAATCTGATATCCCCCCTCTTTCTCATCTCAGATATTTCTTCAGTCCCGTACTGCTCAACTTTTACACAGAGACAGAAAGATCAATCAACGATGCAATTTCTTCCCTATTCACTGatacaaaaaaacaattgaaaaacaaaaaaacacaaaacagtAATGAAATTCAATAGCAGTACAGAAGCTAAATCATTCTTAATTTGACTGGACAATTCACTGAAAGATATTTATATTGCTCATCCAACACTCAACAATGTAGATAGTTTCAAAAAGTAAACAGTCCCTTGTACTGTCGCCAGTAGAATATGTACCTTCTAGACAAAAccagagaaagaaacaattaaCAAGAAAAATCAAGCAGTAAACATGCCAGAATCAGTTTATTAACTCGTCGGCGTTTTCAGAGTGGAATTTATGGCCAAAAGTTGCAGAAACAAAGATTCTCCATACAAATCGAAAATTTCGTTTCTCAAAGAGAATGAGGAAGAAAGTTACAGAGTATTGGCATGCTGTACATCGGCTTCAAGCGCTTTGAGCGAATCCTTGAACGAAAGCTTTCCCATGGCGGTCGAAATTTCCCgggaaagaaaaatccaatcCAACGAAAACGAATGATCGATCAAGTAGAATCAAAATCTCGAACCGAAACCCTACAGATTATCCTCATAAtctaacataaaaaaaatcaaccaaaaaacaaaatctcgTAATCAATAATCCGAAATTCTTTCGAACTGATCAAGCAAAAGCACAAGCAAACGCCGGTTTTTCTCAGCTTCGAACTCGAGCCGttctattttataaatagCAACCTAATTTACCATATTACCCTCCTTCAGCAATATAATTACGCTTCCAACAATTTGTGTTTATCAGGGTAATAATCAACTACAGTCGAGTACATtctaaataatgaatttcaccAATGACTCGTCGGTTGAGTGcacaagaattaaaaaaatattattttgaaatgacATGGCGGGTTCTTATTGGCTAGTAGTAATATCCAAAATCAACTGGATTAAATGACGTCCTAAATCCAAATTCCCactcattaaaattaaattaaaaattaggataattgacaaattaagaaaacatttttatggctaattttttctttattatatatatatatatatatatatatatatatatatatatataacatgaCAGGAacgaaaacaaataatataagcTTTTCCCGAGTAaaagtttctcttttctaCCTTTCATATCTTCGATTTAAACGGAGATTCTCTGTCACCGTTAGTCCTTACTGattaaatagacatctctaatATTAAcgatacatattttttaaattttttataaattaaagtataaatagtaaaatatattattggaTAAGGTTGTGACtaattaacttatttattatcttATCTTTAAGCAATAAAGTATTGCGGATAGGAATGTATTATATACTTTAATCCTTATGCATCATATTCCATAattacaaaatctaaaaaagcaaaaaaatatataattacaataaagtattataattgatatattattatttatttatttatttattattattattattgattacCCTAAACCCTTTTAACCCTAATTTATAAGGTTTTATGTAGGGATGTTTAATCCAATCAACTCCGACTATCCAACCAAAATCATAATGTTTGAGTTAattagattctttttttttttttggtttattttttgaaaaacaaaaaattcgaGTTCGGTTGtaaattgacatgttttttttttaaattaagttaatttGACGAAcctgaaaatagggttacaatccaactcaactaACCTTACTTTACTCGTAAGATTAAggatatttgatttttgttactgagtaaatgtttaatatttgatatttatgagattttagcgattaacataacatatattgGTAGAGATCCGTGGGGCGAGGATGGAGAAGGCTTCTCCATCCCCATCCCCATCCCGATCCCCGCCACCTATTTCATTACCCATCCTCCCAAAAttgtccatttatttttgtggcgATTCCCTACCGGTAATTGATAGGTAACAAATTCCGGcgagaaaattttccatttattattaatttttaaaaattatcaataaataaaactcatAAGAACTtgtaaatgcaacttaaaaaatctctctttaaatCGGTAGAACTAAGAAAGGAACGTCGGGAGAGATTTTTCCCCGCTCCCTCTCTATTCACGGTCGGTCCTCATGGGCTCAACTCGATAGATTAAATGCTATATATATtgtgaataaatatttttttttaataatttataaaacaacTGGACAACCCTACCCATCCAACTTGAAGACAGAGTATTGAGTTGGTTGTAAACTCTCCTTGGATTACTTAAGTCACCAATTCAACCAACTCCATTTTGGATcggttcaaaaaaaaatttcaacccaaatatatatatatatatataattttattttaagataaaatttaacacaAAAAGTGACACAAACTATGTATGAAGggatataatttataaatataggGTAAAAAATCAAAGCATACCTCATTGCTTACGACACATTTAAAATGGTgccttataaattattattatatattatattaaatattataataacatACGAAGATTCGAACATTTAATTCttacgaaaaaaaatatgcatataatatcaaattcgattaaattatgtttatattgACATATAGTccaatttcttataaaaaaaatgattaaattatttttatttcacgATAAATTCAAGATTCTCGTGGATGAACATCTCgatatttatagatatttttgccgaaaagagaattaaatatttttatttattattttttttttaataatgatagTCCAAcattattattgaaaagaagtaaaataaatattattagaagAATACAATgcatcattttaaaatttaaataattaaggaaAAGGAATTAATTTGTCGTGTCGCATGACATCGATCCAATACAGGATGGAGTCCAACATCTTGTACTTGACACTGAACCCAAGCCGGTCGGATTTGTTCCGACTAGCCACCATTTTTCCCGGCAGCCTAAACAAGCTGTCTAAGAACCCCCAATTGGCCAGCTCCTCCATGTCCGTCGGAATTAGCCCTTCCTCCTCCACTATCTCCGCCCACACCTTCCCTTTCTCCGCCATCGCTGCCGTGTAATGGAACTCCGGAGAAAACATCCCCTCCTCGTCCTCCGCCGCCACTCCAAACTTCTCCGC
This genomic interval carries:
- the LOC111788903 gene encoding uncharacterized protein LOC111788903, with the protein product MGKLSFKDSLKALEADVQHANTLALDCPRESDGACVQMRISYSPAAPFFLFLVQWTDCRLAGALGLLRIHIFVTYPDGKTTMSIYERKSSIREFYVVIFPSLLQLQKGITELEDRKQKEVCNARYKRRDEFVRGKLSEIDKEREKECGICMEVNSIVVLPHCNHSLCLKCYRDWRSRSQSCPFCRDSLKRVNSGDLWIYTDRNETIDLTSILQENRKRLFMYINKLPLVVPDPVFLPLDSHIR